A portion of the bacterium genome contains these proteins:
- a CDS encoding PspC domain-containing protein: MEGSTIMIHDPGKRPCPYCAEDIAVTAVRCPFCRSRLALFEAAVWHRDHPERRLAGVCAALAHALAVPVTLVRVAFVLLTLFVHVAPLAYLALWLAIPRRPGAEPALERGLERARDELRRWRHADAGSGGPAA, encoded by the coding sequence ATGGAGGGCTCGACCATCATGATCCACGATCCCGGGAAGCGTCCCTGCCCGTACTGCGCCGAGGACATCGCCGTCACCGCCGTGCGCTGCCCGTTCTGCCGCAGCCGGCTGGCGCTGTTCGAGGCCGCCGTCTGGCATCGCGACCATCCCGAGCGGCGCCTGGCCGGCGTCTGCGCCGCCCTGGCGCACGCGCTCGCGGTCCCGGTGACGCTCGTGCGTGTCGCCTTCGTGCTGCTCACGCTCTTCGTGCACGTCGCTCCCCTCGCCTATCTCGCCCTGTGGCTGGCGATTCCGCGTCGCCCCGGCGCCGAGCCGGCGCTCGAGCGCGGTCTCGAGCGGGCGCGCGACGAGCTGCGCCGCTGGCGTCACGCCGACGCCGGCTCCGGAGGCCCGGCCGCGTGA